The window aatactttaaaatataatactttgtcTAAATAGGATGGTGAAACTGAAAGCAAATCAATGGTTATTGATTGGTTATTATGTGTAATCAGAAGACTATTAGtagtaaaactatattaataattataaaagcacTATTATGATTGTCACTTAAAAGTATATAGTATTcatgtaattaaatatgttttctgtTTTCCCGAGTACCTATCCTACCTTGCTTACTGCCTAAAATCAATGGCTCATGGGAGACGAAATTTTGTAACCAATGTAGGAAAGAACTACAGTATACTATGCTAGTTTACAGCATATAGAGCTTGTATAGGCTGTGAAATTTTCCTTTTCATCTATTACATGCCACACAACCATTGAGATGAAAAAGTAATTACATACTACATATTTCTCATAGAGTATTATCAGCGTCCATAACTCAAGTTAAATCTTTTTCTTGATACTGGATGTTCAACAACACTTATTGCGTTTTCATGATCTGTAATCTGTATTGTATTGCTTTAGTTGTGTttgttcaattaatatttttggtgaaataaatatttattattattattattatagtataaatgtCTTTTCATGGcacataacaatattatgtagtacatatacaaATCTCTAACATGATTAGTTAACTGGTGTTAAGTTTGATGTATTGCAAAGCAATGTTGTGGTGagtcataataaaatgtgtCACAAAATGTGATTTAAGAGATACAGATCATTGTTTGTTGTGTCTTTTAATACCAAATGCCTTAttcttaaagtatttttaaagtagtaaaactatgtataatttattttttttataaataacaataccaTTTTATCTCAGGATTATTtgtgtaataacattatgataaAAGACCTATTTCCATATCAAATGATTTTGGAATTTTAACATGTCTGTGTATACTAAATTACAGGATATAAATATGTCACATGTTAAACAAAAATGCTATTATCAGCTTGAATAGCCTTATTTGActcgttaaaatatttatattacagtcaCAACAAAAATTGATGTGAACGCCAGCTTCAACGGTCTAACCAATCCACTCTCCCTTTACCTTCCCACTGCTCCCCCATATCTGGTAGTGAGGGAGCTCAGTTGGCATCAGCTGACCCAGCTTCATGCAAATGAATTAAAGTGTCAGAGTAAAATTGTGATTTTGCAAAGACAATTACAAGTTTCATTCAATAATAACACCTTTGTGAGGTCATATGAGTActaatttcttttgtttaagaAATGGACTTGATAATTATACACAATTATACTTTGGTAGATCAACAATATAGTAGAAACACAACATTGTGGTAATTGTATTAGCAACTTAGTTcaacatattgtaatatttatttcaaaattgtattaatttaaagtatataaCTATATTGAAATAGTACGCGCAGCAATACAATCAATATTCGGCCCTCTCGATCTTTCATTATAGGTGTATTATACTAATTAATTCTGTGGAGGCTATCACTCTACTCAATAGTGCACATTGTAATTTGCACATTCATAACATACAATTGGATGTCTATTGATTATACGTATTCTATAGTGTATGTTACTCCATCAGTAATGGGTGCTTTCCAGAATGACAATGCAAACAATGCTTAGGtagttaagtaattttattaacacttccgtactgatttaaataaactaacgaTGTTAATCATTAGATTTTTTGTACTTCTTTATAATTAGAAGAAATTACCTAGTTCATCTTACTTTTTACGAAAGAATGGAATTTAATAGATGTTTTATAACACTTATCTTTATCTACAAAGCTAAAGTTTGATGTTagcattacatattttacattttaaaataaggaaaatgCAAAAAACCGCACCCTTACAAAAAGCCGATATCTGGAAATAGAAACTCCATTTGTCAGTATCTAGCTCGCGACTTATGTAGATATGCCGTCCAAGTTGCAACGCGGCGGCTTATAACATACTCGTTATCAATTATAAGGCACTCACCTTTGAATTTAAGTTCATTTTGTGGTTCTATAGTTAACACTTGATTCGGCATTTTGTATTATTCTAAATGTATTTTCTCGTTGGCAAATTTAGCAGATTATGAAAATCGTCTGTACCAAGGTGTCGGCCAAAGCGAGCGATGAGTGACGAATTCGACATGCGTATTGCGCAtgcgctatctctttcttatACTGTGGGTGCTATTCTCAATTTTGTAAATTCTGTTGAGATTTTactctaaaaaatatactttatagcTTAATCTGTGGGCACgggtgttttaataataaaaaaaatatttatggaaaatattgtatatatgtgTCATTATAATGCACATAACGCGTTTACGACATTTAAGTCGCAGAGATTTAGAATAGACtctttatacataaatacagatTGATACATTTTATGCTGAAGTGCGCGCGCAATTTTCGATTTTCTTTGCTTATGATATAGTATGTAGGTTTACGCCATAGGCGCCGACGATGGTGTTAACAccaaaagtaaaataatgtaaaagaaattattaatgtaattaaaaagacGTTTCTCCTACGAAACTTGCattcaatatttgaaaatatcgaAGATAGATTATACTAGAcatatcttactaatatcaaaaatgtttgtgaaaatgtttggacgtttgaatgtttgttagaagtaaactccaAAACACCTGAACGGATTTGAACGAAATtcttggcacacggatagaccatgtcctgaattaacacaggctattttttatccgtTTTATTTGTTCTTATACCACAcaatggtattattattttattttttaaacaaattatgatAATGACGCTATAGGGCGCTTCAgggttttaggaacttttgtaagAAGAGATGCTTCACACAAAAGCTAAgctgcgagcaacacctagttataataaaaacaacaaaatatgcCGGAATTATTAAGTATAAGCTTATAAAATTCCGTATCATATGAAATTTAAAtcctattacaataaaatgtccATCCACTCCTAGCatcagtaatatttaaaactaagtgAAACGGAATGGATTATGGATGTCAATTCAGAAAGCTCGCCGAcagcattttttaaatgaatgtggattatcattatttaatttacggAAGAATTCAGCAGCAATCTCAGAGCATAATGTATTGTAACGCTGGCATCCTGAGCGATCTAGTTCTAGATATGAAACTTGTAGCTTTCTATGATACTGCAAAAGAAAGAAAATCATATGTTTGTACATGACTTTTTTTACTATGCACCCATCGATTTTTGGGTTATCTTATTCCCATGTCTCGCAGACGGCCCTAATTGTTTAAATCgactttcaatttaatttagacctttttatttagattaaattttccaaaataatttaactttttataatgtCGACTTGGAAAGACATCTCAATTTACGCTAGGTGTGTGGCAAGCATACGTTTTTCAGATTCTGAATTCCGGTTATGGGTTCTGTATGTGATAATGAATGTATAGATCCGACCAAACGGcaaattcaattaattacaaatattcagTCTAAGCGCCAGATTTGCTTCATATTTATCTTTCCACAAACATCGAAATATGGATGGGTgactcggtggcatagttgtattgtgtaCTCAGTATGACACTACCCAAAGGTTTCGGGTtggaattccgggtcgggcaaagtaatattgagttttctgctcattatcaacCCGGTGTTTGGAATTTGCTCCGATATGGTAATAGACTAGCCGCTTACAAATTGATTGACGTGACGAAGAGCCACATATCGATTGTTTTACATTAACTGTTGTGTGAAAAAACTGTGTCACGATCCGGCCACCATCGCATAGTGCCATTGAATTGACTAAGAAACTAAAAAGGGATAAAGGTAATGGGGAACCTATGGTGCAACTAATACCCATCCTTTTTGTAGGCTCCTAAGTCAAATGGCAGAAAGAAAACCTCAGAACAATACAAGAGAGAAAACAACACACATATTGCCAATACCACAGAACAATcaataaagtcattttaatttgaagccaatatttactttaatttttatagttttaattggTCCACGTCATGATAATTTTGAGTCCTGTCAGTTTGTACTTGATGATTGAAAATAGAGAGGTATTGGCCGCAAAGTTACACTGTCTCTTTCCACAGAGTAATATCTAACATTAAATTCCAATCTAgtcaataaattttgtattcaaaGTTTCATACAATTCTGTCTGTGGTTTTACTATAATTCAATTTTCGAAAAGATTCAATATTTATGTGCATAGGACTGTATGATTTTGCCCTTTGCTccaaaaagaaagaaaaataaatgtaaaactgGGAAATGTCATGGGTAGTAAAAAATCACTTGTCAAATTAAAAATGGAGGTTTAGTATGAAATTTGAGATAGGTATAGGTATTTGTCCAGGAAAAACAATTTGTATgcgttattttgatataaataaagattcagAATAGTAATGTAAATGTGTATATGAAGTATGTTTTAGTTTCTATAGTTTTTTGaactatcaaattataattagcgcTTGCATAACATGCCAGTGCCCGGCTGAAGTCTATATAGTAAATATGAAtttttcgaatataaaaattatcctgAACACTTTAAATTCCCACATGAAACTCGATCTGGGCATCAAGtacaaactgttaagtaaatggTGTAAGGAACATAACATTGTGTATCAGGAGTTTTGTGTTACATCTACTCTTAACCGCCGTTTCCATTCGTCGCAAAGATCTGCCCAACCTCAAAAAGATACCACTCTATTACCTTCACCGCAAGAAGTAAGTACTCATGTTATTTACTTGCATTATCGAGTCCAGGCTCTAGAGTGTTAAATCTAGTTAAATACACCAGGgaatccgatttttttttaataatactcaaATGACAATTGCAATGGTTTTCATTTATCTTGTGACTGTgtgaatattcaaattatatcaGAATAATACAAATGTAGTAGGATAGCTGACCGTTTTGCATGTTGAGATAAACCTACTTGAACGGGTATGATGGGTTTGTGGTCTTAGGGTTGCTATGAACTATCACAAGCACTATGAGATAATGGTGCACATAAAACAAtctaaataactcatttgtaagagTGTTGTACGAACATTCTAAATGATCACTTGTTATGTTTAAGGTTGCAATACACATAATTATAGTAGCATATATTAGAGGTATTTACGGCCCATAACATCATAGGCATGAACCAGACAAAGTACTAattaaaaacttgaaaatacTAGTTGTGAAAGATGAACTAGATCAAAGAAGCTACAGATACTAAATTCCTAACAATCATGGGGAGTTCcctagtagtagtagtatagTATGTACCCAATAGGCTcaaatttatcttttattttaaaaataagcggcgatagcctatttgggtttggaacggactgacaagacgaatgtccgcaggttcaaataccaagagcacacacctctgacttttctaaaatcatgtgtgtattctttgcgaatttattgttcgctttaatggtgaaggaaaacattgtgaggaaacctgcacacctgagaagttctttataggaatttcgaaggtgtgtgaagtctaccaatccgcattaggacagggtggtggactaaggcctaatccctctcagtagtagaggaggcccatgttcagcagtgggcaagtatataatacagggctgatattattatttaaaataaactgttttctattttataagaaaattaggCAGTTTATCAGCGCTAATATATTTGTGGTTTCTAAAATTCAATATGATCAGATAAACATTTGCATTGTGcacatataatattgatatttattatattattgttttaagcaattttgttacatttttccaATGTTGGACAACTAATATGTCTTATCAGAAATCATAAATGTTGACTGCCCCATCCATTGAAGCCCAAAACCACTTTACACCAAGTGTATTCATTGTCGCTAGATGATAATGAAAATGTGgcattatagatatatattttcctattaaattatacatgatCATAACTCATATCTATCTGACATACACTTTCCTCTGGACGCATAATAGTTTGTAActtaaaatagcaataaatattcATCTGGTAACTGAGGGTTATGGGGTCTTAATATAGAGAAGCAATACAATTGACTGGTTGTGTAGAATCCTAGACGTGTAGATACTGGCAGTCTGTTAGTTCTCTGTGTGTCATGGttgttaaacaaataattttaatatagctttatttattccatacttagttcaataaatatgtaataggTTAAACAAATGGGTTAGTTAATTTCACTGAAATGTAGGATTTCACAAACAACTATACTATTGGTACTTAGTATGCAGTGATATAGTTGAATTTGAATATCATGAAATTGTGGGgtctttatttgtatttcttttttatagtgGGAGGATATCATGGATGATGGTGAAGTTAAATTGGTATACCACTACAGTAAAAAGTTAACAGTAGTGCAAGATGGTCACAAAGGTTAtgtaataagttaaaatagttCATGCTAGTGCCCCAATGATAATTATGTCACAGGATTGTCTTCAATTAATGGGGTAACTACCGAAAGTGGAGGTTTATTCACCCTTTTCCCTGAATTAGATTATCCCGCTCGGCTgaaggtaataaataataaccacaTTTTGGGTTTCTGCTCCATGTATTaagaaaagaatattataataaaacttaagcCTCTTATCTTTCAAGGAATGCATGATGTATGTACGTTATGTAAAGGACATAAGACTGATGAAGCAATATTGTaggaatctaaattaaaattagatatcAAACAGCAGTAAAAATCTTGATAAGGCTATCAATCTCTTGGGCTCAaagcaaaatgttttatttaattctaaaccCACAGTAACTAATGAAAACATTATGTTTTGGGTGCAGGTAGAATAAGGAATTGAGGCTATAGTATTAGGGAAGTAGAGACTtgaggtttatttatttcactagcCAACAATTGTTTACACTAATACAATTTTCAATGGAAACAATCAATATGACTTATACCTAAGTGCAACAATTTCTTACTGGCTAGTTTCACATGCACAAAGTagttaatacattaaaataaaattatattattaacaatactagaataaatatcatatataagaccaactaattataataatagatttatataaataaaataacttaaaatttttaaaaataaattataattatagaataatggattctaaattttatatttgtttagagaaatgttcaataatatttttatacaatttgccAACTGTAATGTAAGTCAACTATATCACTACAGCTGTTCAAGATTTTGCAGTCTTGGTATTGATGAGTTTGCACATCGGTTGgcaatcgattttatttttgacaactTTATAAAGAAAGAGCGCatcagtaatattatattgacaaGGTAGTTCGTGCATTCTGATATACTGCAGGCGGCTATTGTGTGTGGTGAGTTGCTTTCTTTGGCCATTAGAAAACGCATAATGCCATAACAATCGCTTCTGGACTCTTTCTAGTCTGAGCGCATGTGACGCAAAATGTGGCCTCCATACAACACTACAGTATTCCAGGGTACTGCGCACTGGGCCGTTGTATAACAATACTTTCGAACcactatatttaattactattttttgaGGTTCGAATATTTATTCATTCTGTGCAACGAAGCGggcaataaaatttgttttatcttttattacCTAGAGAAGAGTGGGCAAAAGCTGatcattaatacaaaatttattatttagttattatgcGATAAACAACCTTAACGCCTAATCTTCGCCGATTTAATTGCTGTctcataattatgtaataagtatGTGTTTCTCAAatcgataaatttaaaattaggatTTTCGTCAACCTTGATAGATCAAACTTAGGACatcattattttcaaaacttatgttgtatatttgtaagGCTATTTGTGTGTCGACTATAACTATATATAGGTAAAGGTCCGCATTTGGGGTATGGTAGATTTTTGTTTAAGCATGGCGTAGGGTCCACATGCCGGAGACTATTTTTCATTAATCGTTATCCTGTGTTACGGGACACTCCGTCTGTAACATAACGACTGAGTTATTGATCAGAAATAATCTATAATAGCAGCtttgtattaataattgtaCCCTATAATGGTCTAAACATAACCCAATACTATAACTGTTCCAGGTGACATCTATTCTCCGACAAAATGAATTCAATAAAGAACTATCCTCGGGCTCAGTCAAGTCTTATGATTCAAATCAATTGGCTTCCAACGATCCTATTGAGGACACAAGGAGCGAAGCTTTGTGCAAGATGACGTCAGGTAATGTAACAATTCCAGTTCGTATTTTTAACAGATTCAACAAAACTTAAGTGTTGCGAATAAATTACTTGTCCatattcatgttttaaattaggaagagaacttataaagtaattttactcCAAAAATAGGATTTTCTCACTGCAGTTTAGGATTTGAAACACATTTTTATGTCGCATTGCATAAAGATTTTAGATCAATTTTACAAGTGATTGCAGGTTTGGTTTCAAGCCTTTTGGAGATCTCCAATACCAGGCCAAATTTGTTAGAAAAATCCACACAAAATTGGGCTCAGTCTGGGACATGAACCTAGGACAGCCTTGTATAACATTCTCACATGTTATTGCGCCAAGTAAATACATTCTAGAAATAATAACAGTGATTTTTGTTAATAGGATTGTTGATGGGTGTATTCGACGGGCATGGCGGGCCGGCGTGTGCGCAAGTTGTTTCGAAGCGCTTGCTGAACTATATAGCCGCTGCACTGCTACCTTTggatatattacaaaaatatgtaaaggaCGGACTCCAGGAAAATTTGATAGAAACTTTTAATGACAAAGTAAGTATTCTTATAAGTTTACATGTTACTGGGTACGATTTTTATGACTTAATTTGAAACCTTACAGActactaacataatataaaatgttataattacaaGTTGTGTTGGCGGACATATTTCGTTGCAAATCGCACACATACTTATATGTTTTGGAATCCCCTCATTCTATAGTGATGATTCGAAAGACGCTTATTTAAGATCGAGATAATAGTAACTGCAGTTGCAAATTTAACCACCATATTTGACTAACATTCAGCGCCGGAATTATATTTTCTCTGAGTGTAGGCCGCGTTATCGCCCTTATTTTTGCGGGAGCAAAAATAGGttccatattattttgttttacaggtGACTAAAAAAAGTCCTTACCATTAAATTTTCAGAAAGTTTGCCTTATTTGTGCCGCCCCTACTATTAAATATGCCACCGTGTCATCAGGCCGCGGTGTATTAGCTTTATTGACATATCCAACACTGCTCATATTACCATATCACAAAAGTTTAATAATCCATATAATATCTCATATCGGACAACGTAATtcgttttctattttattttcgctCTGATTTGCACCTTTTAAATTAGGTTatggatttataataaataaagattatgtaTAAGATAGGGTCACCTTGATTTCAATGAAAAGGGTGCCgctaatttataatactagtatgTTTCTTGCGAGTTTGTAATAtagcatttgtttttatttcaggtGCAAATTGTAGAAGATTTAAAACTGATGTATGATAATAGTTTCAAACAATATTTGGCTCAATTAGAAGATTTCTCTAAAAATGGCACTGACGTGGCTAAATGCCTCGAACACGGTATAATGAACTTAGATAGTCATTTATCAAAGGAGGTAGTGGATCCTTACAAGACTAAGGGCGTAATTAATCCAAAGACCTTATCAGTGGCATTGTCGGGCGCTGTGGCTTGCGTGGCTCACGTGGACGGGCCTAATCTGCATATTGCCAACGTAGGGGACTGTAATGCAGTGCTCGGCACACTCACCGATGAGAGCGAGTGGATtgccaaaaaaataacaaaggagCATAATTCGGAGAATTTCGATGAGCTCAAACGAATTTGGAGCGAGCACCCGGAGGCGGAGAGGAAGACCGTGATAAGGAGAGACAGGCTGCTAGGAGAGCTGGCGCCTCTCCGCAGTTTAGGAGATTACAGATACAAGTGGTCTACCCAAATATTAATGGACGTCGCGGTACCTCTAGTGGGCCATAAGGCTATACCACAAAACTATCACACGCCACCATACCTAACAGCTCAGCCGGATATATATTACCACAGGCTTACGTCCAAAGATAAATTCTTGATCATTGCTTCCGACGGTCTGTGGGACATGATGACTCCGCTGCAAGCGGTTAAATTAGTCGGGGAGCACATGAAGGGGAAAGTGTTCTTCAATCCTTTGAAGTTAcctagaaaaaatattcaattggGAGATATAAATGATTTGTTGATTCATAGGAAGGAGAGTTTGAAAAGTAAGCCTAAGGACAGGAATGCTGCGACGCATCTGATCCGGCACGCCATCGGCGGCACGGAGTACGGCGTGGACCACTCGCGGCTGGCGCACCTGCTCAGCCTCTCGCCCGACGTGAGCCGCATGTTCCGGGACGACATCACCGTCACCGTCGCTTACTTCGATTCTGAATTTCTAAGACAATG of the Manduca sexta isolate Smith_Timp_Sample1 chromosome 27, JHU_Msex_v1.0, whole genome shotgun sequence genome contains:
- the LOC115442893 gene encoding pyruvate dehydrogenase [acetyl-transferring]-phosphatase 1, mitochondrial yields the protein MNFSNIKIILNTLNSHMKLDLGIKYKLLSKWCKEHNIVYQEFCVTSTLNRRFHSSQRSAQPQKDTTLLPSPQEVTSILRQNEFNKELSSGSVKSYDSNQLASNDPIEDTRSEALCKMTSGLLMGVFDGHGGPACAQVVSKRLLNYIAAALLPLDILQKYVKDGLQENLIETFNDKVQIVEDLKLMYDNSFKQYLAQLEDFSKNGTDVAKCLEHGIMNLDSHLSKEVVDPYKTKGVINPKTLSVALSGAVACVAHVDGPNLHIANVGDCNAVLGTLTDESEWIAKKITKEHNSENFDELKRIWSEHPEAERKTVIRRDRLLGELAPLRSLGDYRYKWSTQILMDVAVPLVGHKAIPQNYHTPPYLTAQPDIYYHRLTSKDKFLIIASDGLWDMMTPLQAVKLVGEHMKGKVFFNPLKLPRKNIQLGDINDLLIHRKESLKSKPKDRNAATHLIRHAIGGTEYGVDHSRLAHLLSLSPDVSRMFRDDITVTVAYFDSEFLRQCPT